The Salmo trutta unplaced genomic scaffold, fSalTru1.1, whole genome shotgun sequence sequence AGAAAggaaagggctacttcttcatttctgaAAGGAAAAACATCCAcaaatttctaaagactgttgacatctagtggaaggcataggaattgcaagcatatttctattaaaaaggGATTGCCATAGAAAAataatggaaaacagattgagcTCAATTCTTTTTTCcttggatggattgtgctcggggtttcgcctgccaaatcagttctgttatactcacagacattattcaaacagttttagaaacatcagagtgttgtctatccaaatctactaatgatatgcatatcctagattctgggcctgagtagcaggcagtttactttgggcaagcTTTTCATcaggacgtgaaaatactgccccctagcccaaagaggttttaataaatggatcacttgtCAATATATAcagttccactttaaataatgccactttaatgtttacatatcttactttactcatatcacatgtatatactgtattgtatatgatctactgcaccttgcctatgccgctcggccatcgctcatccatatatttatatgtacatattctcattcacccctttagatttgtgtgtattagcaagttggtggggaattgttagattacttgttagatttttgTATAGTATGgagttgttgggaattgttagattacttgttagatattactgtactgttggaactagaagcacaagcatttcgctacactcacattaacacctgctaaccatatTTATGTGATCAATACAATTTTATTATGATTTGATTACACCCAATATCCCAGAGTCTGACAGAAAAACTTTATTACTGGatttgagagggttggaagaggtgGGTTTGGATGAAGTGAATGGGAAGGAGTTAACACAGATgttggagatggatgtcctttttgTAATATAAGAGAAGCCATTTTTCACTGTTTTATGGAGTGTGAGAGGATAAAGCCTCTCTATGAAATACTAGAGTCTTTCTTTACAGCTGTAGGGGAGATTTTcaataacactgtttttattttggggtttcaatataGTAAGCAACAGAAAAAAGTCAAATGTTAAATTTTTGGGGGGTCAAGCTAAAATGTAATTTTCTCTGAGTAGGAAAAACAAGATGATAAACTGAGGATCCATCTAAAacaagatgataaacagaggatccatctaaaacaagatgataaacagaggatccatctaaaacaagatgataaacagaggatccatctaaaacaggatgataaacagaggatccatctaaaacaggataaaacaagatGATTAACAGAGGATccatctaaaacaggataaaacaagtgcagtatgttgtgagaatgttactttaacgtcgactcataacgtcacactataacttcatgggagtcttgtggaaagactgcatgttgttttgggtggattgagtgacgtcttcatcaacattttgcagaatattccggtaatattttcacctcttgtcggctgcagacgttcataaggagttccagtagtttatttgccatttgcaggtattaaaagtaatacatacattgtaattccttgttggatctctctcacatacaggacagtacataccagaggaggctgctgaggggaggacggctcataataatgtctggaacagagtgaatgaaatggaacacatggaaaccacatgtttgataccattccacttattccactccagccattacaagcctgtcctccctaaataaggtcccaccaacctcctgtggtacaaacacaaacaggaaaatatatcataaaaaatgcaaagtggtaaaagatcagaaaatattacaagcctgtcatgtgtgagtgtccagtgtgtgtgtgtgtgtgtgtgtgtgtgtcagtgtttatgtgtgtcagtgtgtgtgtgtgttcagtgtgtgtgtgtgtgtgtcagtgtttgtgtgtgtgtgtccagagtgtgtgtgtgtgtgtgtgtgtgtatccagtgtgtttgtcaagcgtgtgtgtgtgtccagtgagtgtgtgtgtgtttccagtgagtgtgtgtccagtgtgtgtccaatgtgtgtgtgtttccagtgtgtgtttgtccagtgtttgtgtgtatgtgtgtttgtccagtttgagtgggtggccagcgtgtgtgtctagtgtgagtgtgtgttcagtgtgtgtgtgtctgtgtgtccagtgagtgtgtgtatgtttcagtgtgtgtgtgtgtgtgtgtgtgttcagagcgtgttcagtgtgtgtgttcagcgtgtgtgtgtctagtgtgtgtgtgtttcagtgtgtgagtatgtgcccagtgtgtgtccagtgtgtgtgtgttcagtgtgtgtgtgtgtgtgtgtgtgtgtgtgtgtgttcagtgtgtgtgtgtgttcagtgtgtgtgtgttcagtgtgtgtccagtgtgtgtgtgtgtgtgttcagtgtgtgtgtgtgtgtccagtgtgtgtgtgttcagtgtgtgtatgtgttcagtgtgtgtgtgtgtgtgtccagtgtgtgtgtgtgtgtgtccagtgtgtgtgtgtgtgtgtccagtgtgtgtgtgtgtccagtgtgtttgtgtatgtgtgtgtctgtgtccagtgtgtgtgtgtgtgtgtgtgtgtgtgtccagttattatttcagggacactgaggagtcaccataaaccctaaaccctggatagaggggctcagtgaatgtggaggtgaatgtgatcaggtgggtcagtgtgtcagaggaggctctatagaaggacagagtgccggctgaccagtccagatacactcctactctgtgggagctggaggaggggacgtctatggtagtgtgactcaacccactcaagtgacctCCTAGGGAcgacatggaagagcaccagtaagtcagtgactcagcccctgtaaaagggttagaggcagagaatcccagtggagagaggggaaccggtcaGCATcgcaacactctgttgctatagtgaccctgcatcgcaacactctgttgctatagtgaccctgcatcacaacactctgttgctatagtgatcctgcatcacaacactctgttgctatagtgaccctgcatcacaacactctgttgtacatatttaattgttttgtatttcatttcatatttgacagagacaatgtaaaatcaataacgaaactgttttcacaattaacatgccttttcttgtttcaagtatgttttattatgaaaagtacaatataaccatgtatacttgtacaactatggagcgtatgtccatATATAATTATACAATTTGTTATTCAACATAAAAGACATACaacaaatgatcacattggtattttaacagtgttattgtaagaggtCCTGGGTCAAGGTCCTCAAAACTATAGGAagacgcgcgtgtgtgtgtgcgagagtgtgcccagtgtgtgtgtgtcctgtgtgtgtgtgtgtgtgtccaatgtgtgtgtgtgtccagtgtgtttgtttgtccagtgtgtgtgtgtgtgtgtgtgtttgtttgtccaatgtgtgtgtgtttgtctggtgtgtgtgtgtgtgtccagtgtgtgtgtgtgtgtgtgtgtgtgtgtttgtccagtgtgtgtgtgtgtgtgtttgtccagtgtgtgtgtgtgtttgtccagtgtgtgtgtgtccagtgtgtgtgtgtccagtgtgtgtgtgtgtgtgtgtgtgtatccagtgtgtgagtccagtgtgtgtgtatgacttgtgtgtgtgtccagtgtgtgtgtatccagtgtgtctgtgtccagtgtgtgtgtgtccccagtctgtgtgtgtgtccagtgtgtgtccagtgtgtgtgtgtgtgtgtgtgtgtgtgtgtgtgtgtgtgtgtgtgtgtgtgtgtgtatttgtccagtgtgtgtgtgtgtgtgtgtgtgagagtccagtgtgtgtgtgtgagagtgcagcgtgtgtgtgtgtgtgagtccagttgtttgtgtccagtgtatatgtgtgtgtgtgtgtgtgtttgtgtgtgtgtgagtccagtttgtgtgtgtgtgtatcactgaCAGAGGGACACTGAGTCGCCATCAAGCCAAACattaaaccctggatagaggggctcagtgaatgtggaggtgaatgtgatcaggtgggtcagtgtgtcagaggaggctctatagaaggacagagtgccggctggccagtccagatacactcctactctgtgggagctggaggaggggacgtctaaGGTAGTGTCATTATTATTATGACAGGCAGTGTAACTGTcgtcagagcagaacagactccaggacttgtcattgtgtccaagacaacagtcatcaccccctcctctcctgttgattcctttatatgtcactcctatataagcccccccactccactctacctcccagtaacagcgtccagacagaccctctctacacagcacctgacAGTAGTCGGTGAATCTGTCTGGATGACCAGGATATGGTTGGACTTGGTCTGTacaggtcacctttctgttcccttcagacagagagaggagtgtgtgtgctgtgtttgggtccagtgtgagctgacaggaatctgggagaagagcagagaccaatgaggggagtcagaacaataagttaagtcagatactgtatctaccctgtctttgattagagcacagcagagatcaaatcagagaaatatgaggagtcagatagatacagtctttgattagatctactattgctatatatttctagagggattgttaggagtggcagtaaaaagagactgttagttacttcacaataaagagactcacattgtaacaactgttctctggtcttgggctctggaggcagaacaacctccactatattcactacagacacacaaacacattgacagagagagggaatgttatcatcataccatattccacatgtatatgactagtagggaactttcaatggtctaaagttgatgttctgattgttttcaacacacctgtagtggagatcttggtccattctcctttaaggaagtcttctagtttctctctcagttcagacacagtcttactcacatctccaaagtactgaagaggacggacaacgatgctgggtaagtctgaagatacactgatactggagagagactgataactctggagagagagagagacagagacagagagagacagacagagaaagacagagagagggggagagagggggagagagagagggacagagggacacagagagagggacaccgaGACCCAGGGGGACacggacagagacacagagagagggacaccgagagagacagagagacagagagagagagacacagagagagacagagagagagacagagggacacagagagagggacacagagagagggacacagagggacagagagacacagagagaggtacacagagagagggggacacagacagagggacacagagagacagagggacacagagagacagagggacacagagagggacaaagagagagggacagagggacacagagagagggacagagggacacagagagagggagagagagagagaggagggacagagagaaagagagagagaggagggacagagagagagagagagggggacagagagagagagagagggagagagggacagagagagagggagagagagagagagagagagagagagagagagagggacagagagagagagggagagagagagagagagagagagagagagagagggacagagagagagagagagggggacagagagagagagggagagagggacagagagagagagggagagagagagagagagagagagagggacagagagagaaagagagagagagagaaagagagagacagagagagacagagagggacagagagggacagagagggacagagagggacagagagagaaagagagggacagagagagagggagagagggacagagagagagagagagagagagagagagagacagagagagacagagggacagagagggacagagagggacagagagggacagagagggacagagagagagagagagagagagagagagagagagagagggagagagagagagagagagggacagagagagaaagagagggacagagagagagagagggacagagagagagagagggacagagagagagagaggagagagaggacagagagagagagagagagagagagagagagagagagagagagggggacagagagagagagagggggacagagagagagagagggggacagagagagagggacatagagagagagggggggacagacaggacaacataatgattgagatgaatagattcacatgaagttaatttcatatcacatgtaacaagacagtttagttacctggaggaaatggatgtgatcctctgtgtgtgagagctgctccagctcagtgcttctcttcctcagctcagctatctcctgcttcagttgctccaggaCTCCTTCAGCTTCactcacttgagccttctcttgggctctgatcagctccttcacctcagagctccttctctcaatggagcggatcagctcagtaaagatctgatcactgtcctccactgctgcctgtgcagagcgctgttgagagagagagagagagagagggagagagagggagagagagacagagagagagagagagagagagagagagagagagagagagacagagagagagagagagagagagagagagagagagacagagagagagagagggacagagagagagagggacagagagagagagagagagagagggacagagagagagagagagagagagagagagggacagagagagagagagagagagagagagagacagagagagagggacagagagagagggacagagagagagagagagagggacagagagagagagagagagagagggacagagagggacagagagagagagagagagagggagagggacagagagagagagagagagagagagggacagagagagagagagagagagagagggacagagagagagagagagagagagagggacagagagagagagagagacttgtcaTCCTCATTACACTAACACCCCCCCTCCTAAAAACACATTGCGTGCCACCACAATCTCCACACCATCACATTATACAGTCCCCAACACCACAGTACAATACACCATCCAGCACCACATTCCAGCTGTacagacagcccctcctctccagccgtacagacagcccctcctctccagacagcccctcctctccagcccctcctctccagacagcccctcctctccagacagcccctcctctccagccgtacagacagcccctcctctccagacagcccctcctctccagcccctcctctccagacagcccctcctctccagacagcccctcctctccagccgtacagacagcccctcctctccagacagcccctcctctccagcccctcctctccagacagcccctcctctccagcccctcctctccagcccctcctctccagacagcccctcctctccagacagcccctcctctccagcccctcctctccagcccctcctctccagcccctcctctccagcccctcctctccagccgtacagacagcccctcctctccagcccctcctctccagcccctctccagcccctcctctccagcccctcctctccagcccctcctctccagcccctcctctccagccgtacagacagccccccTGAGCCCCCAtacctcctgaaacatctccacactgttGATCATTTTGGaaaactcaaactcaaccctaaggtGTCAACAGTACTGTactaacagaaatgtgcatcctgtagcacaaactccaaaaagttctgggacactgtaaagtccatggagaataagatcccctcctcccagctgcccactgctctgaggataggaaactctgtcaccaccgataaacccactataatggagaatttcaataagcatttctctacggctggtcatgctttccacctggctaccccaaccccggtcaacagctccgtcccccacagcaacccgcccaagcctccccagcttctccttcacccaaatccagatagcagatgttctgaaagagctgcaaaacctggacccctacaaatcagctgggctagacaacctggacccctacaaatcagctggactagacaacctggacccctacaaatcagctgggctagacaacctggacccctacaaatcagctgggctagacaacctggacccctacaaatcagctgggctagacaacctggacccctacaaatcagctggactagacaacctggacccctacaaatcagctggactagacaacctggacccctacaaatcagctgggctagacaacctggacccctacaaatcagctatgctagacaacctggacccctacaaatcagctggactagacaacctggacccctacaaatcagctgggctagacaacctggaaccctacaaatcagctgggctagacaacctggacccctacaaatcagctgggcttgacaacctggacccctacaaatcagctgggctagacaacctggacccctacaaatcagctgggctagacaacctggacccctacaaatcagctgggctagacaacctggacccctacaaatcagctgggctagacaacctggacccctacaaatcagctggactagacaacctggacccctacaaatcagctgggcttgacaatctggacccctacaaatgaGCTGGGCTAGACAagctggacccctacaaatcagctgggctagacaacctggaccctttctttctaaacatatcaccaccattgttgcaacccctattactagtctgttcaacctctctttcgtatcgtctgagatctccaaagattggaaagctgccgcggtcatcccctttcttcaaagggggggacactctagacccaaactgttatagacctatatccatcctaccctgcctttctaaggtcttcaaaagccaagttaacaaacagattaccgaccatttccaatcccaccgtaccttctctgctatgcaatctagtttcagagctggtcatgggtgcacctcagctacgcAGTTGgcggccacggaaggagtgttgtatggcattggaaATGGTCGgcaatctgtttgttaactttgcttttgaagaccttagaaagggttagagtttctgtactgcactttgtgacatctgctgatgtaaaaaggactttataaatacattagattgattgttaggttcagggtatttaaagagataaactgtatgggtttatatctctcttgctcccccctgtggtcttctgtgggaactacatacctcattcaccacacttgataggctcataatctgaggtagcaactgAGTCAGAGCTACAAATCAATGATCTCCACCTATCCATTAGGTTTACAACTCATTGAACCTGCGCAGCATTCTCTCTATTTGATGTCTACGAACCAACAGATTTCAACGATTATCAtattacccagcagccatttagaaaaaaaaaaaaaaggttatttcttttttttctttcttctgaCTGTTTAAATCGGACACATCTTGAAAAAGAGAACAGGGACATGCGATTTGTTGAGAATTTACacctttttatatataaaaaataaatatatacagttaaCCATGACCAGAACATGTTTAACGTTTGAAGGCTTTGCGCCAACCATCCCTGTAAGACACTACAATCTATATCCAGGTGAACAGTGAGCTTCCTCACCAGGTAGCTGTAacctagttaataataagttacctgaggtaaacctgcaaggatagttaataataagttacctgaggtaaacctacaaggatagttaataataagttacctgaggtaaacctacaaggatagttaataataagttacctgaggtaaacctacaaggatagtttataataagttacctgaggtaaacctacaaggttaacgCGGGCTGGAAGAGAATTACTTCAAAACCACAGCAAACAGCTGGGATATAtagtaatattatatatataatattatatcaCTGGGCTCCTCTGTGCTAACAAACCCTGTAtaccacccctcccctgtttAACCTTGAATTTCGTTCAGAAAAACACTTCCACATTTAGCAAAACGAACCAACTCTTTACTGATCTGTTCGGTGGTAATAAACGGAGGCAGATTAGACACCACTACTCTTGTCGAAATCAGCACCAACACAACCCCTCACATAAATCATACTGGTAACTAGCCGGGTAACAAGACTCACCTTTTACATTACCACAACCACCGCCTTGttcattctggatacagagtgtatatgttcctctcccacctgttcaccgaccaggatcaataattcctccacaccattctccaCAACGCACCTGAAGAAACAGCGTTTCTTCTCCACTCGGTTGAGGACATCAAACTACCCTACTCCCCTCTCAACTCTAACCGATAAACAAACCCTCCACCATGagaaaatacatttggaaaatagGCAAAAGAATAGCTGCACTCTTCACGAACGACAAAACCTCACGTTaccttcttcttctatggtataatgGCGGTCCTCAAACCAACGTTAAAGGAGCGTGGCGCctcctactgtgctggagtgtgttcaatcacggtttacaccatttctaaatcctcctacctaactcagtacttctgagaaaataaaaaagagccctacaaacctgaatgtgctgggacccagcagaatctcactacTACACCCATTCTCTCATTTCTCCATAATAACATTGATACCTAcaactgtccaaccaaaaccactgccttgtctactagtatattcccaacagtcatctagaacagtagcagtgggatgctCAACCTCACAGCCTTGCAACCCAATAAGCTAATGACAATTTTCTTACGCCGTATACCCAaaggcatctcacctgcctccactagtaagacacatacagatgttgatttaaatgcaccaatacatatccttaaagctatatactggattctgtccAGCTTAAGTCTTTGCTGCTGTTCCATAAACTATACACCCGTAATCAATTGTcgtcctgatcagagctctataaatatccatcaacgattgtctgtcagcatcccattcataaccagagacccacacaaccaactaccatgaaagtgatggaatgagagagagagacatcgttacaacactgtacatagacataatataacatttcttcttctttggagtttaacggcggttggcatccaatatgttgtatTACTGCCcccaactggactataatataaatctattttactttgtgatacaaaatgggaaaaggGGAAATTATGATAATACTAAATAAAACCcttccaactaaccctacactcattaaaacccactaccccattccactactttgacccaatctgctcctgcaccaggccaactaaccctacactcattaaaacccactaccccattccactactttgaccctatctgctcctgcaccaggccaactaaccctacactcattaaaacccactaccccattccactactttgaccctatctgctcctgcaccaggccaactaaccctacactcattaaatcccactaccccattccactactttgaccctatctgctcctgcaccaggccaactaaccctacactcattaaaacccactaccccattccactactttgaccctatctgctcctgcaccaggccaactaaccctacactcattaaaaacccactaccccattccactactttgacc is a genomic window containing:
- the LOC115186326 gene encoding tripartite motif-containing protein 16-like, with protein sequence MAQQGVLLDQDQFCCSVCLDLLKEPVAIPCGHSYCRSCIEGCWDQDVLKGVYSCPQCRQTFSPRPTLSKNNMLAEVVEKLKKTGLQAAPPPALCYAGPRDVACDVCTGTRKQKALMSCLACLASYCETHLQSHYEFPALKKHKLVKATAQLQEKICSHHDKLLEVYCRTDQQCICYQCLMDEHKGHDTVSAAAERTEKQRQLGMSQQKVQQRSQEREKELKELQQAVESFKRSAQAAVEDSDQIFTELIRSIERRSSEVKELIRAQEKAQVSEAEGVLEQLKQEIAELRKRSTELEQLSHTEDHIHFLQSYQSLSSISVSSDLPSIVVRPLQYFGDVSKTVSELREKLEDFLKGEWTKISTTVNIVEVVLPPEPKTREQLLQYSCQLTLDPNTAHTLLSLSEGNRKVTCTDQVQPYPGHPDRFTDYCQVLCREGLSGRCYWEVEWSGGAYIGVTYKGINRRGGGDDCCLGHNDKSWSLFCSDDSYTACHNNNDTTLDVPSSSSHRVGVYLDWPAGTLSFYRASSDTLTHLITFTSTFTEPLYPGFNVWLDGDSVSLCQ